One uncultured Gellertiella sp. genomic window carries:
- a CDS encoding cation:proton antiporter produces the protein MAATGDLSTYSDAMVVLGIAGVVIPLMRRFGVNPVLGFMGMGAALGPHALGSLIGRVPLMSWFVVVDVHRVEAIAELGIIFLLFLIGLELSFARLMTMRRLVFGFGSAQILLSAGLLAGLMKLAGIVTTASIILGACLALSSTAVVIELLAARGKMTSSTGRLSFSALLAQDIAVIPILLLVGLLATGGGGGLLANIGKALLQAAAALALITGLGRFFMRPLFRLVASLNSPDVFLATVLFVIVGAGFLAALFGLSMALGAFVAGLLLSETEYRKAVEALVEPFKGLLLGMFFFSVGMSIDLAILREAPLLLLLVVVVILVAKACVVLVLGRLFHRPLAARFETALLLAPAGEFAFVGIGAAGAAGVVDPALSRLALTAVALGMLLLPALAFLGSLVARHLKRRDAAAEPPEPPPEMQGHAIVVGHGRVGKVVTGLLARHKIPFLAVDGNAAEVARDRREGQKVYFGDATSLPFLVACGLDEATAVIITTGTRGPVDRVIEIVRAARPEIPVIARATDAAHARHLYKLGVTDAVPETIEASLHLSEASLVSLGVPMGLVIASIHARRDAFRDELKESRGGRPAPGDRGRVRRD, from the coding sequence ATGGCGGCAACAGGGGATCTGTCGACCTACAGCGATGCGATGGTGGTGCTGGGGATTGCCGGCGTGGTGATCCCGCTGATGCGCCGCTTCGGGGTCAATCCGGTCCTCGGTTTCATGGGCATGGGGGCGGCACTCGGGCCGCATGCGCTGGGCAGCCTGATCGGCAGGGTGCCGCTGATGTCGTGGTTCGTCGTCGTCGATGTCCACCGGGTCGAAGCCATTGCCGAACTCGGCATCATCTTCCTGCTGTTCCTGATCGGTCTGGAACTGTCCTTTGCCCGGCTGATGACCATGCGGCGGCTGGTGTTCGGCTTCGGCTCCGCGCAGATCCTGCTGTCGGCGGGGCTGCTGGCCGGGCTGATGAAGCTGGCCGGCATCGTCACCACGGCCTCCATCATTCTCGGTGCCTGCCTGGCGCTGTCCTCCACCGCCGTGGTGATCGAGCTTCTCGCGGCGCGTGGCAAGATGACGTCTTCCACCGGACGGCTGAGCTTTTCCGCGCTGCTGGCGCAGGATATTGCCGTCATCCCGATCCTGCTGCTGGTCGGGCTTTTGGCCACAGGCGGCGGCGGCGGGCTGCTTGCCAATATCGGCAAGGCGCTGCTGCAGGCCGCCGCCGCGCTGGCGCTGATCACCGGGCTTGGCCGGTTCTTCATGCGGCCGCTGTTCCGGCTGGTGGCCTCGCTGAATTCGCCGGACGTGTTCCTGGCAACCGTGCTGTTCGTCATCGTCGGCGCGGGGTTCCTTGCCGCGCTGTTCGGGCTGTCGATGGCGCTCGGGGCCTTTGTTGCCGGGCTGCTGCTGTCGGAAACCGAATATCGCAAGGCCGTCGAGGCGCTGGTCGAGCCGTTCAAGGGGCTGCTGCTCGGGATGTTCTTCTTTTCCGTCGGCATGTCGATCGATCTCGCCATCCTCCGCGAAGCGCCGCTGCTGCTGCTTTTGGTGGTGGTGGTCATCCTCGTCGCCAAGGCCTGCGTGGTGCTGGTGTTGGGCAGGCTCTTCCACCGCCCGCTCGCCGCCCGGTTCGAAACGGCGCTGCTGCTGGCGCCTGCGGGAGAATTCGCCTTTGTCGGCATCGGGGCTGCCGGGGCCGCAGGCGTGGTCGATCCCGCCCTGTCGCGGCTGGCGCTGACGGCGGTGGCACTGGGCATGCTGCTTCTGCCGGCGCTGGCATTCCTCGGCAGCCTCGTCGCCCGCCACCTGAAGCGGCGCGATGCGGCAGCCGAGCCGCCCGAGCCGCCGCCGGAGATGCAGGGCCATGCCATCGTCGTCGGCCATGGACGGGTCGGCAAGGTGGTGACAGGCCTGCTCGCCCGGCACAAGATCCCCTTCCTCGCCGTCGACGGCAATGCCGCCGAAGTGGCGCGCGACCGGCGCGAGGGGCAAAAGGTCTATTTCGGCGATGCGACCAGCCTGCCCTTTCTTGTCGCCTGCGGGCTGGATGAGGCGACCGCCGTGATCATCACCACCGGCACGCGGGGGCCGGTCGACCGGGTGATCGAGATCGTCCGGGCGGCGCGGCCCGAAATCCCGGTCATCGCCCGGGCCACCGATGCCGCCCATGCCCGCCACCTCTACAAGCTCGGCGTCACCGATGCGGTGCCGGAAACCATCGAGGCGAGCCTGCATCTCTCGGAAGCCTCGCTGGTCAGCCTCGGCGTGCCGATGGGCCTGGTCATCGCCAGCATCCACGCCCGCCGCGACGCATTCCGCGACGAACTGAAGGAAAGCCGCGGCGGCCGCCCCGCCCCCGGCGACCGGGGCCGGGTCAGGCGGGATTAG
- a CDS encoding DMT family transporter: MDKKLQGLGNGLVGVLIFSGSLPATRVAIRDFSPLFLTSARAVIAALIGAVLLFALRQRRPEGADLLTLALVAAGVVVGFPLLTALALEHITSAHSIVFIGMLPLSTALFGVLTGGERPKLPFWLFSGLGSALVGGFALVRSAEMSLEGDLLMLSAIVVCGLGYAEGARLSRRLGGWQVISWALVFSLPLMLPVALATLPQDPGAIGTGPWLGLAYVSVFSMLVGFIFWYRGLAVGGIAAVGQLQLLQPFFGLMLAAGLLGEPVSALMAATTVAVVACVAGARRFAR; encoded by the coding sequence ATGGACAAGAAGCTTCAGGGGCTCGGCAACGGGCTGGTCGGGGTGCTGATCTTCAGCGGGTCGCTGCCGGCGACACGGGTGGCGATCCGGGATTTTTCGCCGCTGTTCCTGACCTCGGCCCGGGCGGTGATCGCGGCGCTGATCGGCGCGGTGCTGCTCTTTGCCCTGCGCCAGAGGCGACCGGAGGGCGCGGATCTCCTGACCCTGGCGCTGGTGGCGGCTGGCGTGGTCGTCGGCTTTCCGCTCTTGACGGCGCTGGCGCTTGAGCACATCACCTCCGCCCATTCCATCGTCTTCATCGGCATGCTGCCGCTGTCGACGGCGCTGTTTGGCGTGCTCACCGGCGGCGAGCGGCCCAAGCTGCCCTTCTGGCTGTTCTCCGGCCTTGGCAGCGCGCTGGTGGGGGGCTTTGCGCTGGTCCGCAGCGCGGAGATGTCGCTTGAGGGCGATCTCCTGATGCTGTCGGCCATCGTGGTCTGCGGGCTCGGCTATGCGGAAGGGGCACGGCTGTCGCGCCGGCTCGGCGGCTGGCAGGTGATTTCCTGGGCGCTGGTGTTCTCCCTGCCGCTGATGCTGCCGGTGGCACTCGCCACCCTGCCGCAGGATCCCGGCGCCATCGGCACCGGCCCCTGGCTCGGGCTGGCCTATGTCTCGGTGTTCAGCATGCTGGTCGGCTTCATCTTCTGGTATCGCGGCCTGGCCGTGGGCGGCATAGCCGCCGTCGGGCAATTGCAATTGCTGCAACCCTTTTTCGGCCTGATGCTGGCCGCAGGCCTGCTCGGCGAACCCGTCAGCGCCCTGATGGCCGCCACCACGGTGGCCGTGGTCGCCTGCGTGGCGGGGGCGCGGCGCTTTGCGCGGTAG
- a CDS encoding PLP-dependent aminotransferase family protein: protein MAAIRSQISNRALAPGDRLPSIRHLAASMGVSAGTVVEAYDRLAAEGLVRAQRGSGFHVAPSLLPRLALAPGEPSRLSTIDPFWVSRQSLDAGEAVLKPGCGWLPSGWMPNEALRAALRQVARADPDTLVYYGSTRGSLVLRQQLLAGFAAENLLASPENVLLTGSGTQALDLVCRMLLRPGDAVLIDDPCYFNFRALLTAHQVTILGVPHTPAGPDMAAFEALAGAARPKLYLTNSALHNPTGATLSPQVAHRLLTAAARHDMVIVEDDIFADFEPEPSVRLAALDGLERVIRIGSFSKTLSASVRCGYIAARADWIAALADLQVATCFGGPSPVAVGIISHVLSGGSYRKHMEALRTRLVRARRSAATSLARLGITPWLMPRGGFSLWCRLPDGLSSARLAGEALARGLVLAPGNVFSISQTADAFMRFNVAHMQEGAVEQGLALAINSAKDGAKDGAKDGAGPAACAEEPARQG, encoded by the coding sequence ATGGCGGCGATCCGCAGCCAGATCTCCAACCGGGCGCTCGCCCCCGGTGATCGCCTGCCGTCGATCCGGCATCTGGCGGCAAGCATGGGCGTCTCGGCCGGCACCGTGGTCGAGGCCTATGACCGGCTGGCGGCGGAAGGGCTGGTGCGGGCGCAGCGTGGCTCCGGCTTCCATGTCGCGCCATCGCTGCTGCCGAGGCTGGCGCTTGCCCCGGGCGAACCCTCCCGCCTCAGCACCATCGATCCCTTCTGGGTGTCGCGCCAGTCGCTGGATGCCGGTGAAGCGGTTCTCAAGCCCGGTTGCGGCTGGCTGCCTTCCGGCTGGATGCCGAACGAGGCGCTGCGGGCTGCCCTGCGCCAGGTCGCCCGCGCCGACCCGGACACGCTGGTCTATTACGGCAGCACGCGGGGATCGCTGGTGCTCAGGCAGCAGTTGCTGGCGGGCTTTGCGGCGGAAAACCTGCTGGCCTCACCCGAAAATGTGCTGCTGACCGGCAGCGGCACCCAGGCGCTGGATCTCGTCTGCCGCATGCTGCTGCGTCCGGGTGATGCGGTGCTGATCGACGATCCCTGCTACTTCAATTTCCGGGCGCTGCTGACGGCGCATCAGGTGACGATCCTCGGCGTGCCCCACACGCCCGCAGGCCCCGACATGGCCGCCTTCGAGGCGTTGGCGGGCGCTGCGCGGCCAAAGCTCTATCTCACCAATTCCGCCCTCCACAATCCGACCGGCGCGACGCTGTCGCCGCAGGTGGCGCACCGGCTGCTCACGGCAGCGGCACGGCATGACATGGTGATTGTCGAGGACGATATCTTTGCCGATTTCGAGCCGGAACCCTCGGTGCGGCTGGCCGCACTGGACGGGCTGGAGCGGGTGATCCGCATCGGCAGCTTTTCCAAGACGCTCTCCGCCTCGGTCCGCTGCGGCTATATCGCGGCGCGGGCCGACTGGATCGCCGCGCTTGCCGATCTGCAGGTCGCCACCTGCTTCGGCGGGCCGAGCCCCGTTGCCGTCGGGATCATCAGCCATGTCCTGTCGGGCGGCAGCTACCGCAAGCATATGGAGGCGCTGCGGACCCGGCTGGTGCGCGCCCGTCGCTCCGCCGCCACCAGCCTCGCCCGGCTCGGCATCACCCCCTGGCTGATGCCGCGCGGCGGGTTCTCGCTCTGGTGCCGGCTGCCGGACGGCCTGTCCTCCGCCCGCCTTGCCGGGGAAGCGCTGGCCAGGGGGCTGGTGCTCGCCCCCGGCAATGTCTTCAGCATCTCCCAGACCGCCGATGCCTTCATGCGCTTCAATGTCGCCCATATGCAGGAGGGTGCGGTGGAACAGGGGCTGGCGCTCGCCATCAACAGCGCCAAAGACGGGGCCAAAGACGGGGCCAAAGACGGAGCAGGGCCAGCGGCTTGCGCAGAGGAGCCGGCACGACAGGGGTAA
- a CDS encoding TraR/DksA C4-type zinc finger protein, with the protein MDIAHFEQRLLDRRQELNARLGRIERDLERTPDIDLEDQAIEVEGDEVLQEMGTVGQDELRAIDAALARIKAGTYGTCARCATPISHARLEAVPQAALCEECMEG; encoded by the coding sequence ATGGATATCGCCCATTTTGAACAGCGCCTTCTCGACCGCAGGCAGGAGCTCAACGCCCGCCTCGGCCGCATCGAACGGGATCTGGAACGCACGCCCGACATCGATCTGGAAGACCAGGCCATCGAGGTCGAGGGCGACGAGGTGCTGCAGGAAATGGGCACCGTCGGCCAGGACGAATTGCGCGCCATCGACGCCGCCCTCGCCCGCATCAAGGCCGGCACCTACGGCACCTGCGCCAGATGCGCCACCCCGATCTCCCATGCCCGCCTCGAAGCCGTACCACAGGCCGCACTGTGCGAGGAATGCATGGAGGGGTGA